A genomic segment from Fusarium keratoplasticum isolate Fu6.1 chromosome 10, whole genome shotgun sequence encodes:
- a CDS encoding DUF1338 domain-containing protein, which translates to MTVKEIATPDAIRALFSSALSNMYQREVPQYGTLLKLVSDINRQKDVNIQHRIEVERHGAIRLGTPEELATMRRLFSVMGMHPVGYYDLTVASLPVHATCFRPLTKEALAYNPFRVFTSLLRLELIQEESLRLQAAEILSKRNIFTPRCIELIEMFETEGALSEAAAQEFIKEALETFRWHKTSTVDMKTYKALRATHPLIADVVCFKGPHINHLTPRVLDIETAQIEMKRYGLDAKDAIEGPPPRTCPILLRQTSFLALDEAIAFSEGAETGGSHKARFGEIEQRGVALTPKGRRLYDDLINEWRQKSFDASPETKEEILAKVFERFPDDTKSLREQDLAYFTYKLTDSASKVSSTDMDALIDSGAVQLEPITYEDFLPVSAAGIFHSNLGNDGGMDHVAAADQASFEKGLGCKVNKEFELYRKMQEASIGECLKNL; encoded by the coding sequence ATGACTGTGAAAGAAATCGCTACACCGGATGCCATCCGGGCCTTGTTTTCTTCTGCCCTTTCCAACATGTACCAACGCGAAGTCCCTCAGTACGGCACATTGCTAAAGCTTGTGTCTGACATCAATCGCCAAAAAGATGTCAACATTCAACATCGCATCGAGGTTGAACGTCATGGCGCCATTCGTCTCGGAACGCCTGAGGAGCTGGCCACGATGCGCCGGTTATTTTCTGTCATGGGAATGCATCCCGTCGGCTACTACGACCTTACTGTCGCCAGCCTCCCAGTCCATGCCACATGCTTCCGACCTCTTACAAAAGAGGCACTCGCCTACAACCCTTTTCGAGTCTTCACATCTTTGCTTCGCCTGGAACTTATCCAAGAGGAGTCTCTACGACTACAGGCCGCTGAGATCCTCAGCAAGCGCAACATTTTCACTCCCCGATGCATCGAGCTCATTGAAATGTTTGAAACCGAAGGCGCCTTGTccgaggctgctgctcagGAGTTCATCAAAGAGGCGCTCGAGACCTTCCGCTGGCACAAAACGTCCACCGTGGACATGAAGACCTACAAAGCTCTTCGAGCCACGCATCCGCTCATCGCAGATGTCGTTTGCTTCAAAGGACCTCACATCAACCATCTGACACCCCGTGTCCTCGACATCGAGACTGCCCAAATCGAGATGAAACGATACGGTCTCGACGCGAAAGACGCCATCGAGGGACCTCCCCCGAGAACCTGTCCCATCTTGCTTCGGCAGACTAGTTTCCTCGCTCTTGACGAAGCGATTGCTTTTTCGGAGGGTGCAGAGACTGGCGGAAGTCACAAGGCGCGGTTCGGAGAGATTGAGCAGCGAGGCGTAGCGTTGACACCTAAGGGTCGGCGTCTCTACGACGATCTGATCAATGAGTGGCGGCAAAAATCTTTTGATGCATCGCCTGAAACCAAGGAAGAGATTCTGGCAAAGGTCTTTGAGAGGTTTCCTGACGACACGAAGAGCTTGAGGGAGCAAGACCTGGCATACTTCACCTACAAGCTCACAGACTCTGCATCAAAAGTGTCCAGCACGGATATGGACGCACTGATTGACTCTGGAGCTGTCCAACTAGAGCCCATCACCTACGAAGACTTCCTACCCGTCAGTGCGGCTGGTATCTTTCACTCGAACCTGGGAAATGACGGTGGTATGGACCATGTCGCGGCAGCGGATCAGGCGTCTTTTGAGAAGGGGCTTGGCTGCAAAGTCAACAAGGAGTTTGAGCTGTACAGGAAAATGCAGGAGGCGTCGATTGGGGAATGCCTCAAGAATCTGTAA
- a CDS encoding Zn(2)-C6 fungal-type domain-containing protein: MESAFASPESQKRPNQRRASPKDDSCRTCRICRQKKVKCDGQRPKCGACCRKGDECVYLQDARRTAIRIRKEDVRALQRQVEELKEQMRQKDLQTPSHDLPSLSRANSSQGQSLPIPQYPIDNVGSSSAFTPATSSHPPTSVRSLLSEDTPPSSNRGPPSQSPVLTSSAAAAVLASLDRGAESIAENPLLSPEPTQGSEENDGDGFQLYGATSLLHDQSSRTLLADRQREGSQERATSKDAVRDRLVSYAALRRQEEVALYSSPSITSKIDFDGVPMDTALHLLDLHWNRQHLSYLLTYRPAIMDSLIHNGPCVNKLLLNAIYFQSSLYSDRTSLLRQDPQDPQTMGMAFYERFKSLLVDHIDKPTIPTVVALLTCGACLVPRGKQSAGWVFCGIAYRMMTDLGCHLDIEPTSQAGQGFKLTPIDVEMRKRIYWAAYVGDKLQSLFLGRPPAIHETAGSVSEEFLDTYEEMEEWRPYVDPEARPFDSSAPAYRGRPCYGISTFRCLLQLCRIISRIIDAFYTTDNTGLSKQPVESVTASLIQKRQEVREQLRQFRESIPSWLQFEPGVDPTPPPHQITPHALYWASVILTELPFTNRGRTTFAHELSPFQSSDQDESRRKCIEAALHIWKLVEAYKKTFTLRRAQYGISYATYCAVLVILEHTDQDCDEYIECIRFFWQALLEFQRGCNYGLKRPLRLLKSLMSRIERVTKNINMDATATTSCPDLSAFQADMASLFGTGQTGDGWSGPWVAQDGIVADNTLFGIADDSLLGAYM; encoded by the exons ATGGAGTCGGCATTCGCATCACCGGAGTCTCAAAAGAGACCAAATCAACGAAGAGCATCTCCAAAAGACGACAGCTGTCGCACTTGTAGGATATGCCGCCAGAAGAAG GTCAAATGCGATGGTCAACGTCCAAAATGCGGTGCATGTTGCAGAAAAGGGGATGAGTGTGTCTATCTACAAGATGCTAGGCGCACGGCTATTCGCATCAGAAAGGAAGACGTCAGGGCTCTTCAGCGAcaggtcgaggagctcaaagAGCAGATGCGGCAGAAGGATCTCCAGACCCCATCTCATGACCTTCCTTCTCTCAGCCGTGCGAACTCATCCCAAGGACAGTCCCTTCCCATTCCACAATACCCGATAGACAATGTTGGTTCATCAAGCGCTTTTACACCTGCTACCTCGAGTCATCCACCAACCAGCGTACGCTCTCTCTTGTCTGAAGACACGCCACCGAGTTCAAATCGAGGACCACCCAGCCAGTCTCCGGTACTCACGTCGTCGGCAGCCGCCGCAGTGCTGGCATCTCTGGACAGAGGCGCTGAATCGATCGCTGAGAACCCGTTGCTATCACCCGAACCCACGCAAGGGAGCGAAGAAaacgatggagatggcttcCAGTTGTATGGTGCCACCAGCTTGCTGCACGATCAGTCGTCAAGAACGCTCTTGGCCGACAGGCAGAGGGAAGGGAGCCAGGAGCGCGCGACATCAAAAGATGCCGTCAGAGATCGACTCGTTTCATACGCTGCCCTTAGAAGACAGGAAGAGGTGGCCCTATACTCATCCCCGAGTATCACATCCAAGATCGACTTTGACGGGGTACCCATGGACACGGCTCTGCACCTATTGGACTTGCACTGGAACCGCCAGCATCTGTCATATCTCCTCACCTATCGGCCAGCCATTATGGATAGTCTCATCCATAATGGACCATGCGTCAATAAACTACTCCTGAACGCTATCTACTTCCAAAGTAGTTTGTATAGCGATCGGACCTCTCTGTTACGCCAAGACCCCCAAGACCCGCAGACTATGGGCATGGCCTTTTACGAGCGATTCAAGTCTCTCCTAGTCGACCACATCGACAAACCTACTATACCAACTGTCGTGGCTCTCCTGACCTGCGGTGCATGTTTGGTCCCGCGTGGCAAGCAGAGTGCTGGCTGGGTATTCTGTGGCATCGCCTACAGGATGATGACAGACCTTGGATGCCATTTGGATATTGAGCCAACGTCACAGGCTGGACAGGGCTTTAAACTCACTCCCATTGATGTTGAGATGAGAAAGAGGATCTACTGGGCCGCTTATGTTGGAGACAAACTGCAGTCTCTGTTCCTGGGTCGTCCTCCCGCGATACATGAGACAGCAGGTAGTGTCTCTGAAGAATTCCTGGATACTTacgaagagatggaagaatgGAGACCATACGTGGATCCAGAGGCACGGCCTTTTGACAGTAGCGCCCCAGCTTATCGAGGACGACCATGTTATGGGATAAGCACATTCCGATGTTTGCTTCAGCTCTGCCGTATTATATCTCGCATTATAGATGCTTTCTACACAACTGACAACACTGGCCTATCAAAACAACCTGTTGAATCTGTCACGGCAAGCCTGATACAGAAGAGGCAAGAGGTTAGGGAACAGCTGCGTCAATTCAGGGAGAGCATCCCCTCATGGCTTCAGTTCGAACCAGGAGTAGATCCTACTCCACCACCGCACCAGATAACGCCTCA TGCACTCTATTGGGCTTCAGTAATACTCACAGAACTGCCCTTCACAAACCGCGGTCGCACAACCTTTGCACATGAACTCAGCCCATTCCAATCCAGCGACCAAGACGAAAGCCGAAGAAAATGCATTGAAGCTGCACTACACATCTGGAAACTCGTGGAAGCATACAAAAAGACATTCACCTTGAGACGCGCGCAGTATGGCATATCCTACGCCACATATTGTGCGGTGCTTGTCATTCTTGAACACACTGACCAAGACTGCGATGAGTACATTGAATGCATCCGTTTCTTCTGGCAGGCTTTGTTGGAATTCCAGCGTGGTTGCAATTATGGACTAAAGCGGCCTTTGAGACTACTCAAGTCTCTTATGAGTCGGATCGAGAGAGTGACCAAGAACATCAACATGGATGCGACAGCCACAACAAGTTGTCCAGATTTGAGCG CCTTCCAAGCCGACATGGCATCGTTATTCGGAACTGGTCAAACTGGCGATGGTTGGAGCGGGCCATGGGTCGCACAAGATGGCATTGTGGCGGATAACACCCTGTTCGGCATTGCTGACGATAGTCTTTTGGGA